The Legionella spiritensis DNA segment TGGTATTTGGCGCTGAACGATTCATAAAAAACCAGGCTCCAGGTCACCAGGCCAATCACGATAACCAGAAAGGCGATATAGCTGCGAAATTCCTCATCCTCCCAATAATGGCGAATACTTCTTTTTTTGAGAATCATAAAGTGCAAGGCGAAATTGGTTCCGCCAAGGAGCATGAAAAAGCAGGCGACCAGTTCAATAGCATCACTTTGATAATAGGCGAAACTGCTGTCATGCATGGAAAACCCGCCGGTGGAAACCGTGGAAAAACTTTCACCCAGTGCATCGAACCAATCCATCCCTGCCAGCCAGTAACAAATCATGCAAAGCAAGGTAAGCAAAACATAAATTGACCACAGTGCTTTCGCTGTTTGCGCAATACGAGGCGTCAGTTTACTGTCTTTCATAGGTCCCGGTGTTTCAGCCCGGTAAAGCTGCATGCCCCCAACGCCCAACATGGGTAAAATGGCCACGGCCAGGACGACGATACCCATTCCTCCCAGAAACTGCAGTTGCTGGCGATAAAATAAAATGGCGTGGGGCAAGTCTTCCAGATGATTGATGATGGTGGCTCCCGTGGTTGTAAAACCGGAAACCGATTCAAAAAAGGCGTCGGTCAGACTGTTTTTGTGTTCGCTGATGGCAAAGATAAAAGGAAGGGAGGCAAAAAAACACAGAACAATCCAGAACAGGACGACAATCAGAAACCCGTCACGAATTTTTAATTCCTGTTGTTGCTTGCGAAACGCGAAGGCCAGTAAGGCGCCGGTAAAAAAAGTACAGACAAAGGCAATGACAAACGGATGCCAGAAATCTTCATGAAACAAGGTGTTGATCAGTAACGGGGTCAGCATGCTGACACTGAACATCATCAATAACAAACCGATTAATCTCAAAATGGTTTTAATTTGCATTCGGTGCCTAACTCATGAATGTTAAAGTGACTTGAAACAGGGATTCAATCTGACGCACATATCGTTTTTTCAAAACCAGAACGGCCACATGATCGCCGGACTCGAAAACCAGATCAGGCGTGGTCATGAGTATTTTCTCATCACGTATGACGGCTATGATCGAACTGCTGGGGGGTAACTCAATTTCGGAAAGCCTGCGCCCGATAACCTGGGAACTTTGCTGATCGCCGTGAATGACCAGTTCAATGGCTTCGGCTTCGCCATTGTTTAAACGATGCACCTTGATCATATTACCACGGCGTAATTTGGCTAAAATACTGCCGATAGTAATAATTTGCGGCGAAATGGCGTAGTCGATGCTGCTGTCCTCAATCAGTTCGACGTAGGCGTTGCGATTGACCAGAGCCATGGCATGTCGTGCTCCCAGACGCTTCGCTTGCAGACAGGACATGATGTTGGCTTCATCGTCATTGGTTACCGCGCAAAACACATCGGTAAATTCGATGTTTTCGTTGATCAGTAAATCCCTGTCGGCGATATCGCCTTGCAAAACCGTGCCTTTATGGAGCTGGCATGCCAGATCACTGGCCCGTAATATGTTGTGATCGATGACCTTTACGCGGTATTTATTTTCCAGGGTTTGTGCCAGTTTGGTGCCTATGTGCCCACCGCCCGCAATAATAATACGCCGGTTGGGATGGGTGTAGCGGCCAAGCGCGATTAAAATTTGCTGGATGGCTTGCGCTGATGCGACGAATAACAGATTGTCCTCGATATTAATTTCATAGTCGGCATCGGGCTCTATCGCTGTTTTGTCCCTAAAAATGGCAACCAGCCGGGCATCCATCAGATCCAGATGTTTGTAGAGGTACTGGATGGTTTTTCCGACCATGACCCCGCCCGGTCGAGGGGTAATGGTGACAAGCAGCAGATTGCCCTCGGCGAAATCAAGAACCTGGGTAGCACCGGGGTAATCTATCAGATTTTCAATATGTTCCGTGACCAGCTTTTCCGGACTGATACAGACGTCAACCGGCACATGATCATTACAGAAAAGCTGAGGGTAATCATAATAATTCTGCGATCGAAGGCGGGCGATTTTAGTGGGTGTGCGAAATAAACTATAGGCAATCTGGCATCCCATCATATTGATCTCATCGCTATCGGTGACCGCGATTAACATATCGGCCTGCTCGATGCCTGCGGCGATAAGTATATGGGGGTAAGACGCCGATCCGGGAACTGTCTGGATATCCAGACGGTGCTGAAGTTCCCGCAGGCGGTTTTCATCGAGATCAACCACCGTGACATCATTGTTTTCACGTGCCAGATTGCGTGCCAGCGTTCCGCCCACTTCACCCGCACCCAGAATTACGATACGCATGGTAGTAATTCTCCTTCATAAACAAACGTTGCCGGGCCGGTTAATAAAAGCGCGCCGTTCACATCAGGCCAGTCGACGATCAATTCTCCGCCGGGCAATTCCACATGAACACGCTCTGCCAGATCATAAAAAAGCCGCCCCGCCACAACCGCCGCCACCGCGCCGCTGCCGCAAGCGCTGGTTTCGCCACACCCGCGCTCATACACACGCAATCGGATCCGGTGGGGAGAAAGAATCTGCATGAAGCCCGCGTTGGCCTGCACAGGAAAAAGAGGGTGTTCACTGATTTCCCGGCCAAGAGTGGTTACGGGGGCGGTATTGATATCTTCGACGATTGATACGGCATGAGGGTTGCCTACATTTACGGCGTGCACAGTATATTGACCGCCGGCGTTTAATGGCAATATATAAGATGTACTTTGTTCTTTAACTTGAATCGGTATTTCATCGGGGTGCAGGCAAGGTATTCCCATATCAACGGTTACCGTGTTGTCGTCGTTTAATTGCAACGTCATCATCGCCGTATGAGTCGCGACCCGGATACGTCGTTCGGAGATGAGCGCGTGTTTCTGCACAAATCGGGCCAGACAACGGGCACCGTTGCCGCATTGTCCCACCTCCTGGCCGTCGGCGTTAAAAATTCGATAAAAAAAATCGATATCCTCACGTTGGTCGGTTTCTACAATCAGACATTGATCGAAACCGACCCCGGTATGTCGGTTGGCCAGGCGAACGATCGTTTGCGGTGACAAATCAACCGTTTGGTGGATGGCATCGATCACCATAAAATCATTGCCGAGGCCGTGCATTTTTGTAAATTTCAAGGGCATGTTACTAAGCTCGTTGCCGGTTATTTATGGATTATGTGAGTCGCTGGTTCCTCCGTTGGCAAATAGAGAGGACCTTTTTGTCCGCAGGAAGCAAGGATACATACTGCCGTACTGATAATTAGCAGGTCGCGAAACAGGCTCATTACAATGTTCTCACAATTCTACTCCAAATAAATAGATTATATACCCGGGAAATTTCAAAATGCGAGAAAGATGCTATCCTTTGTTGCGTCTGTCCATGGTTTAAAAATGGGTAGTAGCGGCCCGCAAGGAGGCCTGCGGCCGTATTGCGGGTTTTACATGTCCCAATATTGCACCAGGAGAACTGGCGATTACCCGGGTGATACAGGATGAGGTGCTAGCTCCGCAAGCCGCGGTGTACCGGTTCTTGTTCTTTTGGGACGGTTTTTGGTTTCATAGTTCTTAAAACACGAATGGAATCGAGCATGGCCGGGGACACGCGCTGGTAAGAGCGGGGGTTGATGTAAATGGTTTCCTGCCTGGCTTCGGTTGTCTTGTCCGGCCTTGTTTCCTGCCAATCCAGGTTAAAAATTAATTCATCGGGGATGAGGGCTTCATCGTCACCATACCTGGGATTCACAGTTATATCGATATAAGGTACGGCATGGTCATCTGATGATAATTTTTGCGCAATGAATTGTTCAACCAATTCCAGGGTGTTGTAATTGGATGCCGCCGTTCCCGGGATCAGGTTTTCCTTGTTATGGTTACCGCCCAGAAAATGGGCAATGAGATGAGACCAGTGGTAGTCGCTGCCGCGATTTTTGATAATGACGTCGTGACCGTGAGCCTGAAACACGTCCCGGCACGATGCCCCGGTTAATTGTTTTTGACTGCATCGGCGTGTTTGACCGGCCCGGTCTTTAAGTTTTGCCAGTGTCGCGCGAAAGCGGGCAGGTCCGGGGCGTTCGTAGCGCAGTTTTGGCACCGTGTTCCCAAACAGCAGACTCTTTCTTGCGCCGTGTATCTCAGCCATCCCCCGACTGGCTTTATCTCCCACTGGCGTTACCGGCTTAAAGAACGAACCGGCGTTGTTTTTGATGAGCGGCCGTACCAGGGTTTTTCCTTCAGGTGTATGAAAGACTTCGCTATAGCCACGGATTGGTTTATGCGGTGACAAGGCACAATAGCGTATTTTTTGTTCTTTCAGGGGAGAGAAAAAAGGGGTGTTTGTGCTGTCGAGAATGAGAGGGTTATCGTTTGCGCTTTTGTTGTTACGTCGTTTGTGATGTTTGGAAAAAGAGTGAGAACTGTTTTCGTCGGTGGCTGGACGTTTTCTGGCGGTTCGCTCGTGTTGCTTTTTCACAGCCAGTGCGGAAACCACGTCGTCGTAAGGGATAGTCAGTATTTCCGATAATCCCGTTAAAATAGTCAAAGAGGATAAGCGTGTTGATGATGGAGAATTTTTGGCCAGATAATTATTAAGATCAAGCCACATTTGGTCAGACAGATCAAGACATTTGATGTTGGGAAACCGTTTGGTGATGACGGACTGCAGTGTTTTTATCCGGGGATGACTGCTAATTTGATCGCGTTCAATGGTTAGTTCGGATAGTTTCATTGTATTGTGATGTTTTTGATCATGGTATACATTAAATGAACATTATACCCGGTTGTTGGCACATAGCCAAGTTGAAACCATAACTTCCTTGCTATCGGACGATGGTTTGGTGATAATTTTAGTTTTTTCTGGAGACAAGGTGTTAAACGTTTATCTGAAAGAGTCGGCTCAACCGGCTCAGGCTTGCATGATCTGGATGCATGGGTTGGGGGCGGATGCACAGGACATGGCTGGTTTGGCCGCACAGCCTCAGTTCGCCCACTTCCCCATCCGTCATGTTTTTCTGGATGCCCCGGTGAGATCGGTTACTATCAACGGCGGTATGTCGATGCGGGCCTGGTATGATATTTTATCTCTTGATATTGCCGTTGATGAAGACAAGGAAGGCGTATTAAGCGCCGCAAAGGAAATTGCCGCAGTCATTGAGGAACAAAAGAAAACCGGTTTTGCGAGCCAGGACATTTATCTGGCCGGATTTTCACAGGGGGGCGCCATGGCGCTATTTACCGCCCTGCATCGGCACGAACCGCTCGCCGGAGTCATTGCCTTATCGGCTTATCTGCCGTTGCTCAACGAATGCCGCCCGACGCTGCCTGATACCACGCCTATGTTCATAGCCAATGGTCGCTATGATCCAATCGTACAGCCGGCCTGGACCAAAGAATGTTTACAGTGGCTGGGTAGCCATGGGTATAATCATGTCTCGCGTCATGAATACCCGATGGAGCATACTATTTGCCTTGAGGAAATGGATGATCTGGCTCATTGGTTGTCTTTGCGGTTACAGGAGAAGGGTCAATGACCATCGTTAAAAAATCGCGTGCGGTTCATTATACCTGTGAACAGATGTTTGAACTGGTTAATTATGTTGAACATTATGCCGAATTTCTACCTTACTGTGCCAAAAGTCAGGTGCATCACCGTGATGAAGACGAAGTGCAGGCCACTCTGGTTATCGCGGCGGCGGGCATGAGTAAATCATTTACAACCCGCAACCGGTTGCAAAAAAACAAAATGATTGAAATTCGATTAGTGGATGGGCCGTTCAAGCATTTGGAAGGGTTTTGGCGTTTTGACGAAACGCCTGAAGGCGGCTGCAAGATATCGTTTGATCTCGAGTTTGAATTCGCCGGAAAAATGTTTTCCATGCTCCTTGGTCCGGTGTTTGAGCAAGTGACTGATAAAATGGTGGACGCGTTTTGCGACAGGGCGCAAGCTATTTATGATTAATGTGGAGTTGATTTACATTGCTTCCGATCAGGTAGTTACCCATTTGCGAATGACGGTGGCAGAGGGAACAACGGTCGGTGAGGCTATTGCCCGCTCCGGCCTGGTGGCAAGTCATCCTGAAACCAGCGATTTGCCGGTTGGTGTGTTCTCAAGAACGGTGTCTGGAGACACAATCCTGAAAAACGGGGATCGTATGGAAATATATCGACCTTTGACGATTGACCCGAAACAAAAGCGGCGGGATCGGGCCAGGTCTGGGTTCACAGAACCTAGGTAAAGCGCGTTCGGGCGTTTAAAAACAATCCGTTTGAGAGTCGGCCGGGCGATTTTTGCCGGGTTGTTGAATGGGCAACCCGACCTGCGATGCGTTACTGTTTCGGACTCAGGGATGGTGCTCAATACGGACCAGTCTGTCCTGTTTGAAATACAGGGTTAAATTCCGTACTTCAAGGGGTTTGTTGCCCTTGCGCAGTGTATAGGCGTAGTCCCAGCGATTATTGTTAAACATCGGGCTTAACAGGCTTGTTCCCATTAAAATGGCTGCGTCCTGTTTGCTCATGCCCACGCGCAACCGCTCAATTTTGGATTGAGGCAGCAAATTTCCCTGTTGCACAACCCGCCGTGAAAAGTCATACGAAACGCAGCTGGTTAGGGTGAAGCCAATCAGGAAAAGAATAAAATACATTCCGGTTCGCATAATTTTTGCCTGCCATGAAAAATTTCGCCATAATACCATGTCATTAATAGAAAGACACCTGCCCGGCAGGAGTTTCAACAGGAGAGCTTATGGAAGAAGGCAGGCAATTAAAAGACGCTGGTTTAAAAATAACCATGCCTCGCGTTAAAGTCTTGCAAATCCTTGAGCAATCCCGTGACCACCATATGAGTGCGGAAAATGTCTATAAGGCGTTGCTGGATATGGGTGAAGACGTTGGGCTGGCCACTGTTTACCGCGTATTAACCCAGTTTGAAGCGGCGGGGTTGGTCTCTCGCCACAATTTTGAGGGGGGGCATTCGGTATTTGAGCTTAGCCAGGGGGAGCATCACGATCATCTGGTGTGTGTCAAATGCGGGCGCGTTGAAGAATTTTACGATGAAATTATTGAAGAGCGCCAGGAGCGGATTGCGGAACAGGCCCATTTTAAAATGACTGATCACGCCCTGAATATTTACGGATTATGTCCCGATTGCCAACACGGATGACCTGGAAGAAAAAATGGAGTTTGATTATATTATTGTTGGGGGAGGGAGTGCGGGATGTGTGCTGGCTTCACGCTTAAGCGCTGATCCCGGCAATCGTGTATTATTGCTGGAAGCCGGCAGTCCTTTTCTGGCCTCTCTGACCCAAATTCCCTATTTTACGGTATTGACGTTACCTCTCTGGTTTAAAAACTGGCATTATTACACGGAGCCGCAGCCGGGATTAAACAACCGGCGCGGCTACCAGCCCCGCGGCAAGATGTTAGGCGGATCGAGCGCGATAAACGCCATGATTTATATTCGTGGCCAGGCGACAGATTATGATGAATGGGCAAAATCCACTTCAAACGACTGGTCTTACGCATCGCTTTTGCCATTATTCAGGGATATGGAACATAACACTCGTATCCATGATGGCTATCATGGTCAGCATGGCGAGCTTTGGGTTGGTGATTTACCGAATCCCAATCCTGTTTCCGAGGTTTTTGTTCAGGCGGGTGCCGCTTGCGGTTATCCTCACAATGGGGATTTTAATGGTGAGAGTCAGTTTGGTGTCGGCCTTTATCAGGTGACTCAAAAAGAGGGGAAACGTCTGAGCAGCGCGGACGCTTTTTTATCGCCTGTCAAAACCAGATCAAATCTTGACGTGATGACTGGAACACGCGCTCTGAAATTATTGTTTTCCGGGAAACGCTGTCAGGGTGTTGTGGTGCGGGCTCGTGGCAAAACGATATCGATTACGGCCCGCAAGCATGTGGTTCTGGCAGCGGGAGCCATCAGTTCACCGCATCTTCTTCTTTTGTCGGGTATTGGTCCGCGTGAACATCTCGCTGCCCATGGTATTGATTGCATCCACGAACTACCGGGAGTGGGAGAAAATTTTCATGACCATCCGGACTATATCCTTAACTATCGCTCCAAACATCGGGACTTAATGGGTTTTACCGCGTCCGGTATTTGGGATATGGTCAAGGCATACCGTCGATACCGGCGGCATGGGGACGGAATGATGACCACCAATTTTGCCGAAGCGGGCGGTTTTTTGTCCACTATGTCCGGCGATGATCGTCCGGATATTCAGCTGCATTTTGTGCCAGGTATTATTGATAACCATTGCCACAATTTTCACTTCAGTCGCGGTATGTCCTGCCATGTCTGCCTGCTTCGTCCAAAAAGCCGGGGGTTTATTCGGTTGCGCTCCGCCAATCCCCTGCACGCGCCGGCCATTAACCCCAATTTTCTCGGCGAGGAAGACGACGTGCGATTGATGCTTCGTGCCTATAAGCAAACACAGGAAATTATGGAGCATGAATTATTCAACCCTTATCGGGGCAAAGCCATTTATTCCGCCACGGGTGATGAGGCGATCATGGATTTGCTGCGCCGGCGCGTCGACACGATTTATCATCCGGTCGGTAGTTGTAAAATGGGGAAAGATGAGTTGGCGGTAGTGGATGAACGGCTGCAGGTTCGTGGACTGGAAGGGTTAACCATTGCCGATGCTTCAATCATGCCGCAGGTTGTTTCCGGTAACACCAACGCGCCGGTCATGGTGATTGCGGAGCAAGCGGCGCGTTTTATCACGGAACCCGGAGCAACCAATCGTCATTGACGACATGATCTATCCTGCTGCATTCCAGTGTACAGTCAAAAGACCAAAATGATTGTTTAATATTCTTTGTGGTACAATAATTTCCTTGCTGAATTAGTTTGTAGAATGTCTGGGGATATAGAAAATGCGATCTGAATTGGTGGGGTCGGACAAAGACAACGATGCCGATAGGAAGTTTCTGAACGACCTGGGTCTGGCTTTGACTACAGCCCTGGAAAATTACCAGAGTTGGTACAACAAAGAGGAAGGGTATTTTCGTGGTGATCCAGGTTTTTTTAGTCGGTTAAGGCACGGCAAAAGCGGTCAAAAACAGGCGCAGGAATTCATAACGAGTGTTTTAAAAGAGGAAGATTCTTTCCATGCCGAGACGTTGGTCAACGCGTTTCTATCGGCAGCCAAAACGCCCTACGACCGCCATTCGTTTGCTTCCTTTCTTCTGGATGAATTAAAAAAAATAGAGGATTCCCGCTGGTCTGAGATTGATTGTGACCCGAAATCACGGTGTTATGATAAACCCGCGGTCATCGATTGTCTGGAGCGTCCTCCGTCCGTTTCACTGTCTCCCTCTTTAAGAATCTAGAACGCCGTTTCACTGCCTGTGTCCTCATGCCCCGATTATAACGACCGCAGCGATACCGCCAGAACGCTTGCCACCGCGGTGAGCGCGTGAGGTTTCCCGGCGAGGGCCTGATTTGTTTCTACCTCTATACCTGCATAATCGTCGGAGGAATATCGCTTTCGTAATGCGCAGGTAAACCCGTCACTGGTGCCTCGATAAGGGTAATTTAAGCGTACCCGCAGGGGAGGAGCGGTGTGTCTGATCTCCTGTTGCCAGCGTTTGGCTATCGTGCGCTCCGATGGTCGTTTGGGATCATACAATAACCCGATATCCGCGTTACGGCATTGCCCGTCGAGTATCGGAGTAAAGCTGTGAATGGACAAATGCCAGACTTGCCTGCCTTGTTTAATATACTCATGAATATGCGATTCGACTTGTTGGCGAAACGGCAAATAAAACTGTTGCTTGATGGTTTCCTTATCCGCAAGAGACAGGGAACGGGTAATCTCAGAAAAACAGTGGGGATGGCGCAGACTGCGATTACAGTCAATGAGCAAGCGCGTTGCCTGAGCTTTTACCAATGCGCAACGCAGAGATTCACTTAAATAATCGGCAATCGCAGACGCGCCAATATCCAGCCCCCGGTGTGAGTTGAGCAGATCATGATAAGGCTGGAACAGGGGTTCGTAAGCGTCAGGAACGTGATTGACGGCATGCTCGCAACTTAATAGTACAATAGCGGGTTTCATAATGCGGTAAAAAGTTGGTTGGCCAGCAGACAATGACCAAGTTGGCGGTACAGTCGTTTCAGGGTTGGCAAACTATGATCCTGCCCGCAGGCTCTTAACAGGCGCTCGCTTAAATTTCCCTGGGACAGGATGGTTTCCATAACGCGCTGGCTGTTGCTATCCAGATCGTGACTTACTCGTTCGATTAACTGATACCATACATCCCGGCAGTTTTTGACTTGCCGGGACAATTGCCACTGTTGAGAGAGTACCTTGTCGCCAATGGGGGTGTGCAAGCCTTGATAAATACTTTGCCGATATACGTCCACGAGAGGTTTATTATCGCAAGGGTTGTCAATAAAAAAGGAGGAGCTTTCAATCCAGTTTTTCAAAATGGCCACGATGGATCGAGCTATAGCGTAATCCGCCATGACACATTCCTGGGAATCAAGAATGCGTATTTCAATGGCGCCGTATTCAAATTTTGGAATGGCTGCCCGGGAGTTAAGCCATTCAAATTGCAGGATCCCCTTGGGATCGAAGGGGCGAATGGCGTCATACATGGGTAATAATATGTCACTTTGGTATTGTTGTGCCGACGTGATGAATTCAGGGATCACGTCACCGGTAATGGCCGGGATACGCTGCTGGTTTTTGTCGTAAAAATAAAGACGGGCATCCTGCATGCCGCTGAACGCGCCGTCAAGAAACGGGGTGCTCGCGCCAATAGCAGGCAAGAGAGGCAGAATTAAACGAATGGCGTTATGCAGCCGGCAAAATTCCGTATCGTCAGCAAATGGCAAATTAATGTGCATGCTTTGCAAATTGGCCCAGCCATGTCCCTCGCAATTAAACAAGGCGTCGTACTGCTGATAGATTTCCCGGTTGCCATGCGGCCAGCGTCTGGTTTCGGTGGCGGGGTTCATCCAGGGGTGGGCGCCGGTTGGCAACAGTATAAGATTATGGTGGTTTAGCAGCGGCTGTAATTGCATGATGGTGGATTGGAACTGATTGACAATCTCGCTGTCTGGCGGTTTGGGGCCATTGTTTTTCAATTCAAGCACATGCAGCACCAGTTCGTTGCTGACGGCGATGTCTCCCAGGGCGACCTCGTTCGTGAGTTCGCCGTCTGCGAGGGCTTGTAAAATCAAATCGCTTTTCGGCTGTACCTCCAGCGTGTCTTTGTCCACCAGCATGTATTCAATTTCAAGACCGATGACTGAGAAAAGCCTAAACATAACCATGTTTCCTGCGTATGCGTTGGAGAAAAACGTTCATTATCTGCTGATAGAGTGTTTCCCCAAGAATTTGATCCTCGATACCAAAATCAATATTGGGGTTATCATTCACTTCAATGACGTAATGGGTGTCGCCACAGCTTTTGATGTCCACGCCGTATAGGCCGTCACCAATCAGGCGAGCGCTCTTCAGGGCTGTTTTTACCACCGCTTCCGGGACATCGGTAATGGGTACGGTTTCGTGGGCCCCCTCTTTTTTTTCCTGCTTGGCCCTCCAGTTGTAAATTTGCCAATGATCCTTGGCCATGTAGTAACGACAGGCAAATATAGGTTTGTTATCCAGTATGCCGATTCGCCAGTCGAATTCCGTGGGAATAAACGGCTGTACCAAAACCAAATCGGATGTTTTAAAAAACTGGTTCAGGGATTTTTTCAGGGATTTGGTATCATCGATTTTGATAACACCATGGGAAAACGCGCTATCCGGTCTTTTCAGGATGCAAGGGTATTCAATAGCAGGCGGAGACTTGTCGTATTTGCTGATAAACCGTGTTTCAGGGGTAAGAATCTGATGGCTGCGCATCAGTTCCGCCAGATAGACCTTGTTGCTGCATTTGATAATGGATTGGGGATCATCAATCACAACCATGTTTTCCTGGGCGGCTCTTCGTGACAGGCGATAGGTATAGTGATTCACCGCGGTGGTCGCTCGGATGAACAGGGCATCGTACTCTGCAATAGTTTTGGTGTCGTTTTTTTCAATAAAATCAACATTTAAGCCCATGGACTCCCCGGTATTCGCAAAAAACTCCAGCGCTTTTTTATTCGATGGCGCGTTGGCTTCCGACGGATCCACCAAAATAGCCAGATCATGATAACGTTGTTTTTTTCGCCATTGATGAAATCGTTTTTTGGAGAGATAGTTTTCCGCCGATTCGCGCATGAATTCGAGATGGTTTTTGGGGATATCCGCCATGGAAAGGGCTTGTAGATTTTTAATACGCCATTGCTTGCGTTTCTCCAGGGTGAAACGAATCAGGGGAAGGGGAAATAAACCGTGCAGTTTTTTGGCCAGTGCCGCATGACATTTGGCCATGTTTTGCCCAAAATAAAGGCTGAAAATAAATTCGTTCCCTTTAATCTCATGCAGGCTGTGCTGCATCTCCTCATCAATATCCTGTGAGATCAATTTCGACAGGCTGGTATTTAAGACATCCTGGATACTGTGGACGGATGGAATCGCTTTGTGATCACGTGCATGGGCCAGCAGAGAGACGTAATAGCCAATCGTTTGATGATTATACGATTGACAAAGATTGATAACACGCATGGAGCGGCTTTGGTGATAATGTTCACTGGCCAGGTAATCCGAGGCATGAACAATGGCGGCCAGGGGGCTCAGGAAAAACCAGTTGTCCGGGTCATCGGTTACAATTATTGTTTGCATGGGATGCTCTTGGGTTGAATGATCAGTAAATTGGCATCATAGGTCAGCACACCAAGCATGATGGCGTTAATGAGCCGATGAATACTTACCTTGTAATAATTATCGTGTGAAAGCGGGTTTTCCCTGTGCGGGTCTGCGACAACAATCAGTCTTTTCCGGTTATCGTATCCGCAGAGGACAACAAAATGGCCGCAGGGTGTGCCTCTGATGTCATCGTAAAAGGCTTCTCCGGAACTGGTATATCGCTCCCTGGCGCTGCGGTACAGGTACGTTGCGCTTAAACCCGTTAATATAGGTATTTTTTTTTTAAAATAATCCTTTAGCAATTGTACGCTTAATGTTCGGAATCTTATCGTTCCCCCATGCAAAACGTATTCCATGTAAGCTTTACTCGCCTGGAGGATATCAGCTTTGCGTTTATAACGCATCTGGGCGGTCAGTTTTTGCAGTATAAGTTTGGAGTCGGCTTCGCCGTGCTCGAACCAGGTCGGATCAAAGATATTCAGGCTGTTGATATATATAGTCGCTTCAAAACCCTGTTGCAGCGCGTGTTTACCGAGCATGGGCGCCAGAGTTCCGCCTGAATGGGAACGTTCCACGCTGTGGATGACTTCTTCAAGAGGTATGTCGAGGCCATAATAATGGTAGATGGCCTGCAAGCTGGTCGGGCCGCAGCTTTCATCGTCTGGCTGGGTATGA contains these protein-coding regions:
- a CDS encoding RnfH family protein codes for the protein MINVELIYIASDQVVTHLRMTVAEGTTVGEAIARSGLVASHPETSDLPVGVFSRTVSGDTILKNGDRMEIYRPLTIDPKQKRRDRARSGFTEPR
- the trkA gene encoding Trk system potassium transporter TrkA, coding for MRIVILGAGEVGGTLARNLARENNDVTVVDLDENRLRELQHRLDIQTVPGSASYPHILIAAGIEQADMLIAVTDSDEINMMGCQIAYSLFRTPTKIARLRSQNYYDYPQLFCNDHVPVDVCISPEKLVTEHIENLIDYPGATQVLDFAEGNLLLVTITPRPGGVMVGKTIQYLYKHLDLMDARLVAIFRDKTAIEPDADYEINIEDNLLFVASAQAIQQILIALGRYTHPNRRIIIAGGGHIGTKLAQTLENKYRVKVIDHNILRASDLACQLHKGTVLQGDIADRDLLINENIEFTDVFCAVTNDDEANIMSCLQAKRLGARHAMALVNRNAYVELIEDSSIDYAISPQIITIGSILAKLRRGNMIKVHRLNNGEAEAIELVIHGDQQSSQVIGRRLSEIELPPSSSIIAVIRDEKILMTTPDLVFESGDHVAVLVLKKRYVRQIESLFQVTLTFMS
- a CDS encoding alpha/beta hydrolase translates to MKESAQPAQACMIWMHGLGADAQDMAGLAAQPQFAHFPIRHVFLDAPVRSVTINGGMSMRAWYDILSLDIAVDEDKEGVLSAAKEIAAVIEEQKKTGFASQDIYLAGFSQGGAMALFTALHRHEPLAGVIALSAYLPLLNECRPTLPDTTPMFIANGRYDPIVQPAWTKECLQWLGSHGYNHVSRHEYPMEHTICLEEMDDLAHWLSLRLQEKGQ
- a CDS encoding TrkH family potassium uptake protein → MQIKTILRLIGLLLMMFSVSMLTPLLINTLFHEDFWHPFVIAFVCTFFTGALLAFAFRKQQQELKIRDGFLIVVLFWIVLCFFASLPFIFAISEHKNSLTDAFFESVSGFTTTGATIINHLEDLPHAILFYRQQLQFLGGMGIVVLAVAILPMLGVGGMQLYRAETPGPMKDSKLTPRIAQTAKALWSIYVLLTLLCMICYWLAGMDWFDALGESFSTVSTGGFSMHDSSFAYYQSDAIELVACFFMLLGGTNFALHFMILKKRSIRHYWEDEEFRSYIAFLVIVIGLVTWSLVFYESFSAKYHAVIKSTFNVISLATTTGLTSAPFSHWPSYVPVLIILASLIGGCAASTSGGIKVIRALLIYKQSKREMYHLLHPNAIIPIKFGKQTLPESVLQSMWGFISVFIALFLFLMIVFIALGNDFLTSFSAITVTISNAGVGLGAVSDNFTYLNQSSKWVLIFAMIAGRLEIFSLLIIFSKHFWQK
- a CDS encoding type II toxin-antitoxin system RatA family toxin — translated: MTIVKKSRAVHYTCEQMFELVNYVEHYAEFLPYCAKSQVHHRDEDEVQATLVIAAAGMSKSFTTRNRLQKNKMIEIRLVDGPFKHLEGFWRFDETPEGGCKISFDLEFEFAGKMFSMLLGPVFEQVTDKMVDAFCDRAQAIYD
- the lptM gene encoding LPS translocon maturation chaperone LptM, which produces MSLFRDLLIISTAVCILASCGQKGPLYLPTEEPATHIIHK
- a CDS encoding DNA/RNA non-specific endonuclease yields the protein MKLSELTIERDQISSHPRIKTLQSVITKRFPNIKCLDLSDQMWLDLNNYLAKNSPSSTRLSSLTILTGLSEILTIPYDDVVSALAVKKQHERTARKRPATDENSSHSFSKHHKRRNNKSANDNPLILDSTNTPFFSPLKEQKIRYCALSPHKPIRGYSEVFHTPEGKTLVRPLIKNNAGSFFKPVTPVGDKASRGMAEIHGARKSLLFGNTVPKLRYERPGPARFRATLAKLKDRAGQTRRCSQKQLTGASCRDVFQAHGHDVIIKNRGSDYHWSHLIAHFLGGNHNKENLIPGTAASNYNTLELVEQFIAQKLSSDDHAVPYIDITVNPRYGDDEALIPDELIFNLDWQETRPDKTTEARQETIYINPRSYQRVSPAMLDSIRVLRTMKPKTVPKEQEPVHRGLRS
- the dapF gene encoding diaminopimelate epimerase, producing the protein MPLKFTKMHGLGNDFMVIDAIHQTVDLSPQTIVRLANRHTGVGFDQCLIVETDQREDIDFFYRIFNADGQEVGQCGNGARCLARFVQKHALISERRIRVATHTAMMTLQLNDDNTVTVDMGIPCLHPDEIPIQVKEQSTSYILPLNAGGQYTVHAVNVGNPHAVSIVEDINTAPVTTLGREISEHPLFPVQANAGFMQILSPHRIRLRVYERGCGETSACGSGAVAAVVAGRLFYDLAERVHVELPGGELIVDWPDVNGALLLTGPATFVYEGELLPCVS